The following are encoded in a window of Thiohalobacter sp. IOR34 genomic DNA:
- a CDS encoding argininosuccinate synthase, with translation MSEVKKVVLAYSGGLDTSIILKWLQETYGCEVVTFTADIGQGEEVEPARAKAEAMGVKEIYIEDLREEFARDYVFPMFRANTIYEGEYLLGTSIARPLIAKRLVEIANETGADAISHGATGKGNDQVRFELGAYALKPDVKIIAPWREWDLLSREKLMAYAETHGIPVDFRKGKKSPYSMDANSLHISYEGGILEDPWAEPEEDMWRWTVSPEKAPDSPTYIELTYEKGDIVAIDGEAVTPGQVMERLNRLGGENGIGRDDIVENRYVGMKSRGCYETPAGTIMLRAHRAMESLTLDREVAHLKDELMPRYATLIYNGYWWSPERQMLQEMIDASQQTVNGTVRLKLYKGNVMVVGRRSESDSLFDERIATFEDDAGAYDQKDAEGFIKLNALRLRIAARKKK, from the coding sequence ATGAGTGAAGTCAAGAAGGTGGTGCTCGCCTATTCGGGTGGGCTGGATACCTCCATCATCCTCAAGTGGCTGCAGGAGACCTACGGCTGCGAGGTGGTGACCTTCACCGCCGATATCGGCCAGGGTGAAGAGGTCGAGCCGGCGCGTGCCAAGGCCGAGGCCATGGGCGTGAAGGAGATCTACATCGAGGATCTGCGCGAGGAATTCGCGCGCGACTACGTGTTCCCGATGTTCCGCGCCAACACCATCTACGAGGGCGAATACCTGCTTGGCACGTCCATCGCCCGGCCGTTGATCGCCAAGCGCCTGGTAGAGATCGCCAACGAGACCGGCGCCGACGCCATTTCACATGGCGCCACCGGCAAGGGTAACGACCAGGTGCGTTTCGAACTCGGCGCCTACGCGCTCAAGCCGGACGTGAAGATCATTGCCCCCTGGCGTGAATGGGACCTGCTGTCGCGCGAGAAGCTGATGGCCTATGCCGAGACGCACGGCATCCCGGTGGATTTCAGGAAGGGCAAGAAGTCGCCCTATTCCATGGATGCCAACTCGCTGCACATCTCCTACGAGGGCGGCATCCTGGAAGACCCCTGGGCCGAGCCGGAAGAGGACATGTGGCGCTGGACGGTGTCGCCGGAGAAGGCGCCGGACAGCCCGACCTATATTGAACTCACCTACGAGAAGGGCGACATCGTCGCCATCGACGGCGAGGCGGTGACCCCCGGCCAGGTGATGGAGCGGCTCAACAGGCTGGGCGGCGAAAACGGCATTGGCCGCGACGACATCGTCGAGAACCGCTATGTCGGCATGAAGTCGCGTGGCTGCTATGAAACCCCGGCCGGCACCATCATGCTCAGGGCGCACCGCGCCATGGAATCCCTGACCCTGGACCGCGAAGTGGCCCATCTCAAGGACGAGCTGATGCCGCGCTATGCGACGCTGATCTACAACGGCTACTGGTGGAGCCCCGAGCGGCAGATGCTGCAGGAGATGATCGACGCCTCCCAGCAGACCGTCAACGGCACCGTGCGCCTCAAGCTCTACAAGGGCAACGTGATGGTGGTGGGCCGCAGGTCGGAGAGCGACTCGCTGTTCGACGAACGCATCGCCACCTTCGAGGACGATGCCGGCGCCTACGACCAGAAGGACGCCGAGGGTTTCATCAAACTGAATGCCCTGCGCCTGCGCATCGCCGCCCGCAAGAAAAAATAG
- the gloA gene encoding lactoylglutathione lyase produces the protein MRILHTMIRVGDLDRSIRFYTEVLGMKLLRQKDYPGGKFTLAFVGYGDESENTVLELTYNWGVDHYELGTGFGHIAIEVDDVHQATEEIRRRGGKIIRDAGPMNAGTTIIAFVEDPDGYPIELIGRH, from the coding sequence ATGCGCATCCTGCACACCATGATTCGGGTCGGGGACCTCGACCGCTCCATCAGGTTCTACACCGAAGTGCTGGGCATGAAGCTGCTGCGGCAGAAGGACTACCCGGGCGGCAAGTTCACCCTGGCCTTCGTCGGCTATGGCGACGAGTCGGAGAACACGGTACTGGAGCTGACCTACAACTGGGGCGTCGATCACTACGAGCTCGGCACCGGCTTCGGGCACATCGCCATCGAGGTGGACGATGTCCACCAGGCCACCGAGGAGATCCGACGGCGCGGTGGCAAGATCATCCGTGACGCCGGGCCGATGAACGCCGGTACCACCATCATCGCCTTCGTCGAGGATCCAGACGGCTATCCCATCGAACTGATCGGCCGGCACTGA
- a CDS encoding DoxX family protein, whose product MLRLLRALQSALDTTRAADFLAPLALRLYLVPIFWMAGTRKFQDWDSTVAWFGNPDWGLGLPFPELLAFLAASSETLGAVLLLLGLAVRWISIPLMVTMIVAAVTVHWPNGWLAIAEATGPFATERTIGAVERLQRAREILQEYGNYEWLTENGSLVMLNNGIEFAATYFIMLLTLFFIGGGRYLSLDYWIRRRFMGGG is encoded by the coding sequence ATGCTCAGACTGCTGCGCGCCTTGCAATCGGCACTCGATACCACCCGCGCGGCAGACTTCCTCGCGCCCTTGGCGTTGCGCCTCTACCTGGTGCCGATCTTCTGGATGGCCGGCACCCGGAAATTCCAGGACTGGGACAGTACGGTGGCCTGGTTCGGCAATCCGGACTGGGGTCTCGGCCTGCCTTTCCCCGAGCTGCTGGCCTTTCTCGCCGCCTCCAGCGAAACCCTGGGTGCCGTGCTCCTGCTGCTGGGGCTGGCGGTACGCTGGATCTCCATTCCGCTGATGGTCACCATGATCGTCGCCGCCGTCACCGTCCACTGGCCGAACGGCTGGCTGGCCATCGCCGAGGCCACGGGCCCCTTCGCCACCGAGCGTACCATCGGCGCCGTCGAGCGGCTGCAACGGGCCAGGGAGATCCTCCAGGAATACGGCAACTACGAGTGGCTGACCGAGAACGGCAGCCTGGTGATGCTCAACAACGGCATCGAATTCGCCGCCACCTACTTCATCATGCTGCTGACGCTGTTCTTCATCGGCGGCGGCCGCTACCTGAGCCTCGACTACTGGATCCGGAGGCGCTTCATGGGAGGGGGCTGA
- a CDS encoding FMN-binding glutamate synthase family protein, with protein sequence MFENDFIIPALEFIATLFILLLGLLLLAVVVLYVIDISQTRHAIRHNYPVIGRFRYLFEHIGTFFRQYFFAMDREELPFNRAERSWVYRAAKDIDSTVPFGSTRDLKTRGSIFFVNCAFPTLGEDATPARSLTIGPHCRQPYTTSAILNISGMSYGALSRPAVRALSHGARLAGCWMNTGEGGLSPYHLEGGCDLVVQIGTAKYGVRDADGRLSESRLREVAAHEQVRMFEIKLSQGAKPGKGGILPAAKVTEEIARIRGIPAFTDSASPNRHPEINHVGELLDMIEQVRLSTGKPVGFKTALGMTEWLDKLCEEIHRRGIESAPDFITIDGAEGGTGAAPMSLLDNMGLPLREALPLLVDTLIEHGLRQRIRVIASGKLITPARVAWALCMGADFAVSARGFMFSLGCIQAMQCNRDTCPTGITTHNPRLQRGLDPELKAQRVSNYVRNMVHEVGVIAHSCGVASPRGLRRHHARMVIDAGRSELLSTLYPEPTPLHHRQSRSA encoded by the coding sequence ATGTTCGAAAACGACTTCATCATCCCTGCACTGGAATTCATCGCCACCCTGTTCATCCTCCTGCTCGGTCTGCTGCTGCTGGCGGTCGTGGTCCTCTATGTCATCGACATCAGCCAGACCCGCCACGCCATCCGCCACAACTACCCGGTCATCGGCCGCTTCCGCTACCTGTTCGAGCACATCGGCACCTTCTTCCGCCAGTATTTCTTCGCCATGGACCGTGAGGAACTGCCCTTCAACCGGGCCGAACGGTCCTGGGTCTACCGGGCGGCAAAGGATATCGACAGCACGGTACCCTTCGGCTCGACCCGCGATCTGAAGACACGAGGCAGCATCTTCTTCGTCAACTGCGCCTTCCCCACCCTGGGCGAGGACGCCACGCCGGCGCGCAGCCTCACCATCGGACCCCATTGCCGGCAGCCCTACACGACCAGCGCCATCCTCAACATTTCCGGCATGAGCTACGGTGCCCTGTCGCGCCCGGCGGTACGCGCCCTGTCGCATGGGGCACGACTGGCCGGTTGCTGGATGAACACCGGGGAAGGCGGCCTGTCGCCCTATCACCTGGAAGGCGGCTGCGACCTGGTGGTGCAGATCGGCACCGCCAAGTACGGCGTGCGCGATGCCGATGGCCGGCTCAGCGAAAGCCGCCTGCGCGAGGTGGCCGCGCATGAGCAGGTGCGCATGTTCGAGATCAAGCTCAGCCAGGGGGCCAAGCCCGGCAAGGGCGGCATCCTGCCGGCAGCCAAGGTGACGGAAGAGATCGCCCGCATCCGCGGCATCCCGGCCTTCACCGACTCGGCCAGCCCCAACCGCCACCCGGAGATCAATCACGTCGGCGAACTGCTGGACATGATCGAGCAGGTGCGACTGAGCACCGGCAAACCGGTCGGCTTCAAGACCGCACTGGGCATGACTGAGTGGCTGGATAAGCTGTGCGAGGAGATCCATCGCCGCGGCATCGAGAGCGCCCCGGACTTCATAACCATCGATGGCGCGGAGGGTGGCACCGGCGCCGCCCCGATGAGCCTGCTGGACAACATGGGACTGCCGCTCAGGGAGGCCCTGCCGCTGCTGGTCGACACCCTGATCGAGCACGGCCTGCGGCAGCGCATCCGGGTCATTGCCTCCGGCAAGCTGATCACCCCGGCACGGGTCGCCTGGGCATTGTGCATGGGCGCCGATTTCGCCGTCTCGGCCCGCGGCTTCATGTTCTCGCTGGGCTGCATCCAGGCCATGCAGTGCAACCGCGATACCTGCCCCACCGGCATCACCACCCACAATCCACGCCTGCAGCGGGGATTGGATCCCGAGCTCAAGGCGCAGCGGGTCAGCAACTATGTGCGCAACATGGTGCACGAGGTGGGTGTCATCGCCCATTCCTGCGGCGTAGCATCGCCACGCGGTCTGCGCCGCCATCATGCCCGCATGGTGATCGACGCCGGCCGCTCGGAACTGCTCAGCACCCTCTACCCGGAACCCACACCCCTCCACCACAGACAGAGCCGCAGCGCCTAG
- a CDS encoding putative DNA-binding domain-containing protein yields MADTLALQKAFAARIRDPRHNPLPAGVEARRMRIYEALFFNNLQDFLAGTLPVLRSLLDDAAWEALIRDFLVRHRASSPYFLDIPREFLHFLDQQRPADPRDPPFLRELVHYEWVELALSVAEASQLPGEDPSGDLLEGRPRLSPLAWPLDYRFPVHRIGPDFQPRTAPPEATRLLAYRDADDEVRFLELNPVSARLRDLLAANAENASGRQLLLRIATELRHERPTRLVEFGRQLLEDWRQRGILTGSTRAAVQG; encoded by the coding sequence ATGGCTGACACCCTGGCCCTGCAAAAGGCCTTTGCGGCCCGCATCCGTGACCCCCGGCACAACCCCCTGCCGGCCGGCGTCGAGGCCCGCCGCATGCGCATCTATGAAGCGCTGTTCTTCAACAATCTGCAGGACTTTCTGGCCGGCACCCTGCCGGTGCTGCGCAGCCTGCTCGACGACGCGGCCTGGGAGGCACTGATCCGCGACTTTCTCGTCCGGCACCGTGCCAGCTCCCCCTATTTCCTCGACATCCCCCGCGAGTTCCTGCACTTTCTCGATCAGCAACGACCAGCCGACCCGCGGGATCCGCCCTTTCTCCGTGAGCTGGTCCACTACGAGTGGGTCGAACTCGCCCTGTCGGTGGCGGAGGCCAGCCAGCTTCCGGGGGAGGACCCGTCGGGCGACCTGCTCGAGGGCCGCCCCCGGCTCTCGCCACTGGCCTGGCCCCTCGACTACCGCTTCCCCGTGCATCGCATCGGCCCCGACTTCCAGCCACGGACAGCGCCCCCCGAGGCAACCCGGCTGCTGGCCTACCGCGATGCCGACGACGAGGTGCGTTTCCTGGAGCTGAACCCGGTCAGCGCCCGGCTCCGCGACCTGCTCGCCGCGAACGCGGAGAATGCCAGCGGCCGGCAACTGCTGCTGCGCATCGCCACAGAGCTACGGCATGAACGGCCTACCCGGCTCGTGGAATTCGGCCGGCAACTGCTCGAGGACTGGCGGCAACGCGGCATCCTGACAGGCAGCACCCGAGCCGCCGTTCAAGGCTGA
- a CDS encoding DUF692 domain-containing protein: protein MIPDTCLPEGAGLGLRRTLLGPLADHPAPAIDFFEIAPENWMGVGGRFGKALRGFTERYPFLAHGLSLSLGGPAPLDEEFLGRLKGFIAEHRIRHYSEHLSYCSDDGHLYDLMPLPFTEEAIRHVAARIRRTQEILEQVIAIENVSYYATPGKEMEEIDFLLAVLEEADCQLLLDINNVYVNSINHGYDAGAFLERIPGDRISYLHIAGHYREDEDLLIDTHGAAVVDPVWRLLEQAYARFGNLPTLLERDFDIPPLEDLLEELARIRALQQATLPSTKAARMNGVRAVTQGRRGHG, encoded by the coding sequence GTGATCCCTGATACCTGTCTGCCAGAGGGCGCCGGGCTCGGTCTGCGGCGGACCCTGCTGGGTCCGCTCGCCGACCACCCTGCCCCGGCCATCGACTTCTTCGAGATCGCACCGGAAAACTGGATGGGCGTTGGTGGCCGATTCGGCAAGGCCCTGCGCGGCTTCACCGAACGTTATCCGTTTCTGGCCCACGGGCTGTCGCTCTCGCTCGGCGGGCCGGCCCCGCTCGACGAGGAATTCCTCGGCCGGCTCAAGGGCTTTATCGCCGAACACCGGATCCGACACTACAGTGAACACCTGAGCTACTGCAGCGACGACGGCCATCTCTACGACCTGATGCCCCTGCCCTTCACCGAAGAGGCGATCAGGCATGTCGCGGCCCGTATCCGCCGCACCCAGGAGATCCTGGAACAGGTCATCGCCATCGAGAACGTCTCCTACTACGCCACGCCTGGCAAGGAGATGGAAGAGATCGATTTCCTGCTCGCCGTACTCGAAGAGGCCGACTGCCAGCTGTTGCTCGATATCAACAACGTCTATGTCAACAGCATCAACCACGGTTACGATGCCGGGGCCTTCCTCGAGCGGATTCCCGGGGATCGCATCAGCTATCTGCACATCGCCGGGCATTACCGGGAGGACGAGGATCTGCTGATCGACACCCATGGCGCCGCCGTGGTCGATCCGGTATGGCGGCTGTTGGAGCAGGCCTATGCCCGCTTTGGCAACCTCCCGACCCTGCTGGAACGCGACTTCGACATACCCCCGCTGGAGGATCTGCTCGAGGAACTGGCGCGGATCCGCGCCCTGCAACAGGCCACGTTGCCTAGCACCAAGGCGGCTCGCATGAATGGGGTTCGAGCTGTAACACAGGGACGACGGGGCCATGGCTGA
- a CDS encoding DUF1841 family protein produces the protein MVFGTNRDQLRQVYCEVWRRHREGQPLAALDAQILEVILQHPEYHALLDDPEQALGRDFRPEDGQSNPFLHMGMHLAIREQLATDRPAGIGRRYRELLPDFADPHRLEHAMMECLGQILWEAQRSGRAPDDSRYLRCLDRLPRG, from the coding sequence ATGGTGTTCGGCACCAATCGCGATCAGCTGCGCCAGGTCTACTGCGAGGTATGGCGACGGCACCGCGAGGGCCAGCCACTGGCCGCACTCGATGCCCAGATCCTCGAGGTCATCCTCCAGCACCCCGAATACCATGCCCTGCTGGACGATCCGGAACAGGCGCTGGGCCGCGACTTCCGCCCGGAGGATGGCCAGAGCAACCCCTTCCTGCACATGGGAATGCACCTCGCCATCCGTGAACAGCTCGCCACCGACCGGCCAGCGGGTATCGGCCGGCGTTACCGGGAACTGCTGCCGGACTTCGCTGACCCACACCGCCTGGAACATGCCATGATGGAATGTCTGGGCCAGATCCTCTGGGAGGCCCAGCGCAGCGGCAGGGCACCCGATGACAGCCGCTACCTGCGCTGTCTGGACAGGCTGCCCCGCGGCTGA
- the nth gene encoding endonuclease III, protein MNQQKRIEIFRRLRAANPRPTTELHYENDFQLLVAVILSAQATDKGVNKATEALFRKVKTPADMLRLGEAGLKSHIKSIGLYNSKAKNIIATSRILQERYGGQVPHDRTALESLPGVGRKTANVVLNTAFGEPTIAVDTHIFRVANRTGLAPGKTVLEVERKLQRFVPDEFKQDAHHWLILLGRYICTARKPKCQQCPIADLCDYRHKTQTA, encoded by the coding sequence ATGAACCAGCAGAAACGCATCGAGATCTTCCGCCGCCTGCGCGCAGCCAACCCACGGCCCACCACCGAACTCCATTACGAGAACGATTTCCAGTTGCTGGTCGCCGTCATCCTCTCCGCCCAGGCGACCGACAAGGGGGTCAACAAGGCGACCGAGGCCCTGTTCCGCAAGGTGAAGACCCCCGCCGACATGCTCAGGCTCGGCGAGGCCGGACTCAAGTCCCATATCAAGAGCATCGGCCTGTACAACAGCAAGGCGAAGAACATCATCGCCACCAGCCGCATTCTGCAGGAACGCTACGGCGGGCAGGTGCCCCATGACCGCACCGCCCTGGAATCCCTGCCCGGCGTAGGCCGCAAGACCGCCAACGTGGTGCTGAATACCGCATTCGGCGAACCCACCATTGCCGTCGACACCCACATCTTCCGCGTCGCCAACCGCACTGGCCTGGCCCCTGGGAAAACGGTGCTGGAGGTGGAGAGGAAGCTGCAGAGATTCGTGCCGGACGAGTTCAAACAGGACGCCCATCACTGGCTGATCCTGCTCGGCCGCTATATCTGCACGGCCCGCAAACCCAAATGCCAACAGTGCCCGATCGCCGATCTGTGCGATTACCGGCACAAGACCCAGACGGCTTGA
- a CDS encoding electron transport complex subunit E, with protein sequence MAEPSGRAITIDGLWNNNPALVQLLGLCPLLAVTSTTINGLGLGLATTLTLILSNVIVSLIRKIVRPEVRIPVFVLVIASAVTTIELAMNAFFHDLYNILGIFIPLIVTNCSIIGRAEAFASKHDVGRAFVDGLAMGLGFTAVLVLLGSLRELIGQGTLLSHAHLMFGELARGWAVTVIEDYRGFLLAILPPGAFLGLGLIIAVKNIIDRRLEQRRSPAASSAALESTA encoded by the coding sequence ATGGCTGAACCTTCCGGCCGCGCCATCACCATCGACGGGCTCTGGAACAACAACCCGGCCCTGGTCCAGCTGCTTGGCCTGTGCCCGCTGCTGGCTGTCACTTCGACCACCATCAACGGCCTGGGGCTGGGGCTGGCCACCACCCTGACCCTGATTCTCTCCAACGTCATCGTCTCCCTGATCCGCAAGATCGTGCGCCCCGAGGTCCGCATCCCGGTCTTCGTGCTGGTCATCGCCTCCGCCGTGACCACCATAGAACTGGCGATGAACGCCTTCTTTCATGATCTGTACAACATCCTCGGCATCTTCATCCCGCTGATCGTCACCAACTGCTCGATCATCGGTCGCGCCGAGGCCTTTGCCTCCAAGCATGATGTCGGCCGCGCCTTCGTCGACGGCCTGGCCATGGGGCTCGGCTTCACCGCCGTGCTGGTCCTGCTCGGCAGCCTGCGCGAGCTGATCGGCCAGGGCACCCTGCTGTCGCACGCCCATCTGATGTTCGGCGAGCTGGCTCGCGGCTGGGCAGTGACCGTGATCGAGGACTACCGCGGTTTCCTGCTGGCGATCCTGCCGCCTGGCGCCTTCCTCGGCCTGGGACTGATCATCGCCGTGAAGAACATCATCGACCGGCGCCTGGAACAGCGGCGTTCCCCGGCAGCGAGCAGCGCCGCCCTGGAGAGCACGGCCTGA
- the rsxG gene encoding electron transport complex subunit RsxG yields MNARQIAFTGLFLFLFAAIGAGLVAFTYQSTKARIAANEQAVLLRNLHQIISPERHDNDLLKDTVEVRDPAFLGTHEEVTVYRAFMGEQPVAVVMTPIAPDGYGGAIKLLVGIDVNGRLMGVRVLSHHETPGLGDRIETERSDWILGFTGRSLNDPPESKWAVKRDGGVFDQFTGATITPRAVVRAVKRCLLYFREHREELFARPPRTVGDDEEADEDG; encoded by the coding sequence GTGAACGCCCGGCAGATCGCCTTCACCGGCCTGTTCCTGTTCCTGTTCGCCGCCATTGGTGCGGGACTGGTGGCCTTCACCTACCAGTCGACCAAGGCGCGCATCGCCGCCAATGAACAGGCCGTGCTGCTGCGCAACCTGCACCAGATCATCAGCCCCGAGCGCCACGACAACGACCTGCTGAAGGACACCGTCGAGGTGCGCGACCCGGCCTTCCTCGGCACCCATGAGGAGGTCACCGTGTACCGCGCCTTCATGGGCGAACAGCCGGTGGCGGTGGTGATGACCCCGATCGCCCCCGACGGCTATGGCGGCGCCATCAAGCTGCTGGTCGGCATCGACGTCAACGGCCGGCTGATGGGCGTGCGGGTCCTGTCGCACCACGAGACACCGGGGCTGGGCGACCGCATCGAGACAGAGCGATCCGACTGGATCCTCGGCTTCACCGGCAGGTCGCTGAACGATCCGCCCGAGTCGAAATGGGCGGTCAAGCGTGACGGCGGCGTCTTCGATCAGTTCACTGGCGCCACCATTACCCCACGCGCCGTGGTGCGGGCGGTGAAACGCTGTCTGCTATACTTCCGCGAACACCGCGAGGAACTGTTCGCCCGTCCGCCGCGGACGGTCGGAGACGACGAGGAGGCAGACGAGGATGGCTGA
- the rsxD gene encoding electron transport complex subunit RsxD: MQFHTYSSPHIIGPNRVDRLMRQVLLALLPGSLCAWWFFGWGLVFNLAMAGVSCIAAEALMLRLRQRPAGSVLGDGSALLTGVLLGLALPPLAPWWIPVIGSLFAIVVAKQLFGGLGYNPFNPAMVGYVVLIISFPREMTLWPIPAGLDGQGLSFSEAGRWVFAGQLPANLQLDALTSATPLDTIKTRLGLDYTMSEITAAPIFSNLGGRGWEWINLGYLAGGLWLLRRRAIHWQIPAGVLGGLFGIALLFYLFDPDAFPSPLLHLFSGAAMLGAFFIATDPVTASTTARGRLIYGAGIGIIVYVIRTWGGYPDGMAFAVLLMNMAAPTIDHYTRPRVFGEQGRKP, encoded by the coding sequence ATGCAGTTCCACACCTACAGCTCACCCCACATCATCGGCCCCAACCGGGTCGACCGGCTGATGCGCCAGGTACTGCTGGCCCTGCTGCCGGGCTCGCTCTGTGCCTGGTGGTTCTTCGGCTGGGGCCTGGTGTTCAACCTGGCCATGGCCGGGGTCAGTTGCATCGCGGCCGAAGCCCTGATGCTGCGTCTGCGCCAGCGCCCGGCAGGATCGGTGCTGGGCGATGGCAGCGCCCTGCTGACCGGCGTGCTGCTGGGACTGGCGTTGCCTCCACTGGCCCCCTGGTGGATCCCGGTCATCGGCAGCCTGTTCGCCATCGTGGTTGCCAAGCAACTGTTCGGCGGCCTCGGCTACAACCCCTTCAACCCGGCCATGGTCGGCTATGTGGTGCTGATCATCTCCTTCCCGCGGGAGATGACCCTGTGGCCGATACCGGCCGGCCTCGACGGCCAGGGGCTGTCGTTCAGCGAGGCCGGACGCTGGGTGTTCGCCGGCCAGCTGCCGGCGAACCTCCAGCTCGATGCGCTGACCAGCGCCACGCCCCTCGATACCATCAAGACCCGCCTGGGGCTGGACTACACCATGAGTGAGATCACCGCGGCACCGATCTTCAGCAATCTCGGCGGCCGTGGCTGGGAATGGATCAATCTCGGCTATCTGGCCGGCGGCCTGTGGCTGCTGCGGCGACGCGCGATCCACTGGCAGATTCCGGCCGGCGTGCTGGGCGGCCTGTTCGGCATCGCCCTGCTGTTCTACCTGTTCGACCCGGACGCCTTCCCCTCGCCGCTGCTGCACCTTTTCAGCGGCGCGGCCATGCTCGGCGCCTTCTTCATCGCCACCGACCCGGTGACCGCCAGCACCACGGCGCGCGGCCGGCTGATCTATGGCGCCGGCATCGGCATCATCGTTTACGTCATCCGCACCTGGGGCGGCTACCCGGACGGCATGGCCTTCGCCGTGCTGCTGATGAACATGGCAGCGCCGACCATCGATCACTACACCCGCCCCCGGGTCTTCGGTGAACAGGGCCGCAAGCCGTGA
- the rsxC gene encoding electron transport complex subunit RsxC — protein sequence MNHVLHRIHGGLHLEAHKAISTRHPVVELPPPQRLLFPLQQHIGEPAEPLVQPGERVLAGQMIARAHGYVSVPVHASSSGTVVEIADYPVPHPSGLSAPCIVIDTDGRDQWVDPQPIPDYRSLDPSELRNRIRDAGIVGLGGAGFPSFIKMNPGPDRRIELLVINGAECEPYITCDDMLMREQPQEIVAGIEILLHALQAPRCLIGIEDNKPQAIAALREASAGSERIEVVEVPTLYPTGGERQLIKILTGLEVPSQGLPADIGVVCHNPGTVTAIHDAVHRGRPLVSRIVTVTGQGIRQPQNLRVRIGTPMHALVEHCGGYAEEVHRLLMGGPMMGFALPHDDLPVIKTCNCLLAATREEMPPPPEPQPCIRCAECASVCPAQLLPQQLYWYSHTRDFERVQDYNLFDCIECGCCAYVCPSHLPLVQYYRFAKTEIWNQERERRKADLARQRHEFRQARLEREKRERAERLRKKKKAVQAKAGEADKKAAIQAALERARARKAAAGGTAGTGSGNAGEGHRNGQQRDDDH from the coding sequence ATGAACCACGTCCTGCACCGCATCCATGGCGGTCTCCATCTGGAGGCGCACAAGGCGATCTCGACCCGTCATCCGGTCGTCGAGCTGCCGCCGCCGCAGCGGCTGCTGTTTCCCCTCCAGCAGCACATCGGCGAACCGGCCGAGCCCCTGGTGCAGCCTGGCGAACGGGTGCTGGCCGGGCAGATGATCGCCCGCGCCCACGGCTATGTCAGCGTGCCGGTCCATGCCTCCAGCTCCGGCACCGTGGTCGAGATCGCCGACTACCCGGTCCCCCATCCCTCCGGCCTCAGCGCACCCTGCATCGTCATCGACACCGACGGCCGGGACCAGTGGGTCGACCCCCAGCCGATCCCGGACTACCGCTCGCTCGATCCCAGCGAGCTGCGCAACCGCATCCGCGACGCCGGCATCGTCGGCCTCGGCGGTGCCGGCTTCCCCAGTTTCATCAAGATGAACCCCGGCCCCGACCGGCGCATCGAACTGCTGGTCATCAACGGCGCCGAGTGCGAGCCCTACATCACCTGCGACGACATGCTGATGCGCGAACAGCCGCAGGAGATCGTCGCCGGCATCGAGATCCTGCTGCACGCCCTGCAGGCCCCACGCTGCCTGATCGGCATCGAGGACAACAAGCCGCAGGCCATTGCCGCGCTGCGCGAGGCCAGCGCCGGCAGCGAGCGGATCGAAGTGGTGGAGGTGCCGACCCTCTACCCGACGGGTGGCGAACGGCAGCTGATCAAGATCCTCACCGGCCTCGAGGTGCCCTCGCAGGGTCTGCCGGCCGACATCGGCGTGGTCTGCCACAACCCCGGCACCGTCACCGCCATCCACGACGCCGTGCACCGCGGCCGCCCCCTGGTGTCGCGCATCGTCACCGTCACCGGCCAGGGGATACGCCAGCCGCAGAACCTGCGGGTGCGCATCGGCACGCCGATGCACGCCCTGGTCGAGCATTGTGGCGGCTATGCCGAGGAGGTGCACCGCCTGCTGATGGGCGGCCCGATGATGGGCTTCGCCCTGCCGCACGACGATCTGCCGGTGATCAAGACCTGCAACTGTCTCCTCGCCGCGACGCGCGAGGAGATGCCGCCACCGCCCGAGCCCCAACCCTGTATCCGCTGCGCCGAGTGTGCCAGCGTCTGCCCGGCCCAGCTGCTGCCCCAGCAGCTGTACTGGTACAGCCATACCCGGGATTTCGAACGGGTACAGGACTACAACCTGTTCGACTGCATCGAATGCGGCTGCTGCGCCTACGTCTGCCCCAGCCACCTGCCGCTGGTGCAGTACTACCGCTTCGCCAAGACCGAGATCTGGAACCAGGAACGCGAACGGCGCAAGGCGGACCTGGCCCGCCAGCGGCACGAGTTCCGCCAGGCGCGGCTGGAACGCGAGAAGCGCGAGCGCGCCGAACGCCTGCGCAAGAAGAAGAAGGCGGTGCAGGCCAAGGCCGGCGAGGCGGACAAGAAGGCGGCCATCCAGGCAGCGCTGGAGCGGGCCCGTGCCCGCAAGGCCGCCGCCGGCGGCACAGCCGGGACCGGCAGCGGCAACGCCGGGGAAGGGCACCGCAACGGCCAGCAACGGGACGACGACCACTGA